The Dehalococcoidia bacterium genomic sequence CCGGCGGGTTGCGCCGCGGCTCCTCTATACTGAAACCGAACGCAGGAGCCGCAGGAGCGGCCGGCGAGCGGGGGCACGGCGATTGGAGCGCCTCTGGGCCCCATGGCGGGGAGCGTACGTGGCCAGCGCCGACGGCAAGCGCGACTGCTTCCTCTGCCGCGTGCCCGCCGAGAGCGACGACGCGGCGAACCTGCTGCTCTACCGCGGCCGCCGTGTCTTCGTGGTGATGAACCGCTACCCGTACAACACCGGCCATCTGCTGATTGCGCCGTTTGCGCACACCGCCGACTTCGTGGGCCTGCCCGCCGAGATTTCGGCCGAAATGATGGCGGTGACGCAGCAGTCTGTCGCCGCCTTGCGCAGCGAGTACAAGCCCGGCGGATTTAACGCGGGCATGAACCTCGGTGAAGTAGCGGGCGCGGGCGAGGCGGATCACCTGCACATGCACGTCGTGCCGCGCTGGGGCGGCGACACGAACTTCATGCCCGCGCTGGCCGATGTCAAGGTGCTGCCGGAGACGTTGGACCAGACGTATTTGCGGCTGAAGCCGCGCTTCGATGCCGTGACGGCGAACGTGGCGAATCTCTAGAGGAGAGCGAAGGTATGGCGGACGGCTGGGCGATCGTGGGCACGGGCCGCTTTGCGGCCAACCGCATCGCGCCCGCGCTGAACAAGGCGCTGGGTTCGCGGCTAGTGGCCGTGGTCAGCCGCGAGCGCGAGCGGGCGGAAGCCTTCGCACAGGAGCACGGCGCCCGCAAGGCCTACGACGACCTCGATGCCGCCATGCGCGATCCCGATGTGGCCTACGTCTGGGTGGCCACGCCGCACAGCCTGCACCTTGACCCGGTGCTGGCCGCGGCACGCGCCGGAAAGCACGTGCTCTGCGAGAAACCGCTCGCCACCAGCCGCGGCGCCGCGCGCGAGATGCTCCGCGCCTGCCGCCGCGCCGGCGTGCAGCTCGGCACCGGCTTCCAGCTGCGCCACCACCCGCTGATGGAAGAGGCTCGGCGGCTGGTGCAGGCCGGTGAGACCGGCCCGATCCGCGCCGCGGAGGCCGAGTGGTCGAACCCACCGCGCCGGCCGGGCGAGGGCTACAGCTCGCCCTGGCGCAGCGACCCGGAGCTGGCGTTCGCCGGCATCAGCACCGGCACCGGCATCCACGCCATCGATCTGCTGCGCTTCGTGCTCGAGGACGAGATCACGGCGATCACCGCCCTCACCGACGGGGCCAGCAGCCCGATCGCACCGCTGGAGACGGCCGCGATCGCCTTGCTGCGCTTCAGCCGCGGCACACTGGCGACGGTACGCTGCCTGCGCGGCGTGCCGCATCCCCAGAACGACCTGCTGCTGCTCGGTGAGAAGGCTCGGCTCGCCGTGCGCCACAGCCTCGACGAATCCACGCACGGCGAGCTGGAAGCCGACGACCTGAGCCCGGAGATCAGCGGCGTGCCCGCCGGCACCGACATGTACGCCCGCCAGGCCGGGGCGTTCGTCAACGCTGTGCGCGCAGGCGCCGAGCCCAGCGCCTCCGGCGAGGACGGCCTGCGCGCCGTCGAAGCATTAGACGCCCTGCTCGAAGCGGCCCGCACGGGCCGCACCGTTTCGCTTGAGTAGTCCGCGGGCCGCTTGGGGTCCGTGCGTGAAGGAAGCCCAAATCGTGCGCATTGTGCTTAATCTCGGCAAGGGCGGCGTCGGCAAGACGACGACCTCGGCCGCCTCCGCCGTCCGTGCCGCCGCGCTCGGCCACCGCACACTGGTGGTCAGCACCGACATCGCCCACAGCCTGGCCGATGTGCTCGACCGGCCGCTGGGCGATGAGCCGGTGCCGATCGCCGCTAACCTCTGGGGCCAGGAGATCAACGTCGTCGCCGAGATGCGGCGGCGCTGGCACGAAGTGCGGCCGCGGCTCAATGCGGTCCTGCAGCGGGAGGGGCTCGACGCCGTCGCTTCGGAAGAGCTGGCGATCGTGCCCGGCATGGACGAGCTGGTGGCGCTGGCCCAGGTG encodes the following:
- a CDS encoding HIT domain-containing protein, with amino-acid sequence MASADGKRDCFLCRVPAESDDAANLLLYRGRRVFVVMNRYPYNTGHLLIAPFAHTADFVGLPAEISAEMMAVTQQSVAALRSEYKPGGFNAGMNLGEVAGAGEADHLHMHVVPRWGGDTNFMPALADVKVLPETLDQTYLRLKPRFDAVTANVANL
- a CDS encoding Gfo/Idh/MocA family oxidoreductase codes for the protein MADGWAIVGTGRFAANRIAPALNKALGSRLVAVVSRERERAEAFAQEHGARKAYDDLDAAMRDPDVAYVWVATPHSLHLDPVLAAARAGKHVLCEKPLATSRGAAREMLRACRRAGVQLGTGFQLRHHPLMEEARRLVQAGETGPIRAAEAEWSNPPRRPGEGYSSPWRSDPELAFAGISTGTGIHAIDLLRFVLEDEITAITALTDGASSPIAPLETAAIALLRFSRGTLATVRCLRGVPHPQNDLLLLGEKARLAVRHSLDESTHGELEADDLSPEISGVPAGTDMYARQAGAFVNAVRAGAEPSASGEDGLRAVEALDALLEAARTGRTVSLE